A stretch of the Lusitaniella coriacea LEGE 07157 genome encodes the following:
- a CDS encoding LIC_10190 family membrane protein — protein sequence MIFSILIWTFLMFACCFIGTAVLNLLRADCFERTGDRALLAIWLGVVLVAISLLAASLLVPLSPGVGLLVIFILCAIPAGICRPQHALPLKGIILEFKKLSQSLSWQWVGIFFCCAFGTAAFTTQLVTAYDTGLYHFQVIQWLSQFGTVPGLALLFYTFGYPSSWLAFAAPLNFGILEARTSAIPGGLILLLLTLQLVLSCYRIFQNCQQFADWFIAIAGCICLPVIIWLRLPISPSPDVPVVGLGIVIAWSIIIIANHRDATSPNKLFDASLIPIILGAGALTMKLSALVLLFIAFVFYIFKRSFSLKRFCVGSGLSLLLISPMLVFGMITSGCPLYPASIGCFEFLPWSIGAETAKEATQRIQECARWTCPPLAPENANNWNWLGHWVNNQKQATFLIIASLISTIAILRSKPSIKIEGYFYILVLGLLGILFMMYGSPAIRLGIGYLYLIPTLILAVYCHENSRFKAFSVIVVSGATNLWLGISPTGFLALAATLSMFAFFWMNGRKIPNVLFLSLLLILSFSITLRPELVAAGNSLNWVLPPAIKNLNQAGFHSRQVNNIKYISPKTGEHLDAYLKEDRCWAEALPCTPYLTHEDIQLRVLEKGIEGGFIRKRTSD from the coding sequence TTGATTTTTTCAATCTTAATTTGGACGTTTCTGATGTTTGCGTGTTGCTTCATTGGAACGGCTGTCCTCAATCTTCTTCGTGCGGACTGTTTTGAGAGAACCGGCGATCGCGCGCTTCTTGCGATATGGTTGGGAGTGGTACTGGTGGCAATCTCCCTCCTCGCTGCATCTCTTTTGGTTCCCCTCTCTCCTGGAGTGGGGTTGTTGGTTATTTTTATTTTATGCGCTATCCCGGCAGGGATCTGCCGACCGCAGCACGCGCTCCCTCTTAAAGGTATAATTCTTGAATTTAAAAAACTCTCCCAATCCCTTTCCTGGCAATGGGTAGGAATCTTTTTCTGTTGTGCGTTCGGCACTGCTGCATTCACCACTCAACTTGTCACCGCCTACGATACGGGACTCTATCATTTTCAGGTGATTCAATGGCTTTCTCAATTTGGAACGGTTCCAGGGTTAGCACTATTGTTTTATACCTTTGGCTATCCTTCCTCCTGGTTGGCATTTGCCGCACCTTTGAATTTTGGAATTCTAGAAGCACGAACGAGTGCAATTCCTGGAGGGCTAATTTTATTATTATTAACTTTACAACTGGTTCTCAGTTGCTATCGAATCTTTCAAAATTGCCAACAATTTGCAGACTGGTTTATTGCCATTGCAGGTTGTATTTGTCTTCCCGTTATCATTTGGTTGAGATTGCCGATTTCTCCTTCTCCTGACGTTCCCGTTGTTGGTTTAGGGATTGTGATTGCCTGGAGTATCATTATTATTGCTAATCATCGAGATGCAACTTCTCCCAATAAACTGTTTGATGCCTCACTAATTCCGATTATATTAGGAGCGGGTGCGCTAACAATGAAATTGAGCGCTCTAGTCCTCCTCTTTATTGCATTTGTTTTTTATATTTTTAAACGTTCGTTTTCCCTAAAACGTTTTTGTGTGGGAAGTGGATTGAGTTTATTATTGATTTCGCCAATGTTGGTGTTTGGAATGATTACTTCAGGATGTCCGCTTTATCCCGCATCTATAGGATGTTTTGAGTTTTTACCTTGGTCAATTGGTGCAGAAACGGCAAAAGAAGCAACCCAACGCATCCAAGAATGCGCGCGATGGACTTGTCCGCCACTCGCTCCTGAGAACGCCAATAATTGGAATTGGCTCGGACATTGGGTGAATAATCAGAAACAGGCAACTTTTTTAATTATCGCTTCTTTAATTTCAACAATTGCTATTTTAAGATCGAAACCTTCCATCAAAATCGAGGGATATTTTTACATTCTAGTTCTGGGGTTGCTGGGGATTCTATTTATGATGTACGGCAGTCCTGCAATTAGACTAGGGATCGGCTATTTATATTTAATTCCTACCCTCATTTTAGCAGTATATTGCCATGAAAATTCGCGCTTCAAAGCATTTTCAGTTATTGTGGTATCGGGAGCGACGAATCTGTGGCTGGGGATTTCTCCAACGGGATTTCTTGCTCTTGCTGCAACGCTTTCGATGTTTGCGTTTTTTTGGATGAATGGGAGGAAAATTCCAAACGTTTTATTTTTATCGCTGCTGCTTATTTTAAGTTTTTCAATTACGTTAAGACCTGAATTAGTCGCTGCTGGAAACTCTCTCAATTGGGTGTTACCTCCCGCTATTAAAAATCTCAATCAAGCGGGATTTCATAGCCGTCAAGTGAACAATATTAAGTACATTTCTCCTAAAACAGGAGAGCATTTAGATGCGTATTTAAAGGAAGACCGATGTTGGGCAGAAGCGCTACCGTGTACGCCCTATTTAACCCACGAAGATATCCAACTTCGGGTTCTAGAAAAAGGGATTGAAGGCGGTTTTATTCGGAAACGAACTTCGGATTGA
- a CDS encoding FkbM family methyltransferase: protein MLIRQNLKESANFALARYPRVYSRILQLRKNPNLEKILFLNLLNNTDTVVEVGANRGYYTLLFSHIVGAKGQVHAFEPVPPTFNRLSQVFAQNQIFKNTNLNNLAVGDTNGTITLYMPDDDDGQSSMAVHNQGSWKEQKNIVPYECEIVTLDRYAESHLTQKIDFIKCDIEGAELLFLKGAAKTISKDCPIVYLEVCHDWTKDFGYSPPEIIQFLRPLGYSCFYLLDRQLRLLENPELELSVTHLLESANLLCIPNRANRKITI, encoded by the coding sequence ATGCTCATTCGACAAAACCTTAAAGAATCAGCAAACTTTGCTTTAGCAAGGTATCCACGAGTTTACTCGCGCATCCTGCAATTGCGCAAAAATCCAAACCTAGAAAAAATTCTCTTTTTAAATCTTTTAAACAACACTGATACAGTTGTTGAAGTTGGAGCAAATCGCGGTTACTACACCCTCCTATTCTCACATATTGTGGGAGCGAAAGGACAAGTTCATGCTTTTGAACCCGTGCCGCCAACTTTCAATCGCTTATCGCAAGTTTTCGCGCAAAATCAAATTTTCAAAAATACAAATCTCAATAACCTTGCTGTTGGCGATACAAATGGAACAATTACCCTCTATATGCCTGATGATGATGACGGACAATCGTCAATGGCAGTCCACAATCAAGGGTCTTGGAAAGAACAAAAAAATATTGTCCCCTATGAATGCGAGATCGTCACCTTAGATCGGTACGCAGAATCTCATCTTACTCAAAAAATAGACTTTATTAAATGCGATATTGAAGGAGCAGAATTGCTCTTTTTAAAAGGCGCGGCGAAGACAATTTCAAAAGATTGCCCTATTGTTTATCTTGAAGTCTGTCACGACTGGACAAAAGATTTTGGGTACAGCCCTCCAGAAATTATACAATTTCTACGACCGCTCGGCTATTCTTGTTTTTATCTCCTCGATCGTCAGTTGCGGTTGTTGGAAAACCCAGAGCTAGAACTTTCTGTCACACATCTCCTTGAATCTGCTAATCTTTTATGTATTCCAAATCGCGCAAATCGTAAAATCACAATTTAA
- a CDS encoding FkbM family methyltransferase yields the protein MEIATLNQIVRNTPITPVENSSLLRLIDKVLPLGHRLYFLIEKYARHQGLLNVPWGKYHLLLPSGWLGQFSMHELIFKGKKSTPELAIIQNIIEKTDEGVFVDVGAAIGLYLLHLRQYSNQPIIAYEPSPLAFAICQKNIDLNQLPNVDLRNKACGNTTGLISMEIGINSRIAGSEKNSEEDSIKEGGEFDNIAVLTRENWTQQKVDLIKLDEDLEAIDSISFIKIDCEGFEFHILQGAIELIKKHRPTLFVELHPQFIGGYGYTIKDVCELLKPYYRLEYWDFQQARKMSRSTRFLSYYFPNQGYQFTSEAEMLDAAKTDPIPTQLYLLAYPK from the coding sequence ATGGAAATTGCTACCCTCAATCAAATCGTCCGCAATACCCCCATTACCCCTGTTGAAAATAGTTCTTTGCTTCGGCTGATAGATAAGGTTTTGCCCCTCGGTCACCGCCTCTATTTTCTAATCGAAAAGTATGCTCGACACCAGGGATTGTTGAACGTGCCTTGGGGGAAATATCACTTGCTTTTACCCTCTGGTTGGTTGGGGCAATTTTCTATGCACGAATTGATTTTCAAAGGAAAAAAATCTACTCCAGAATTAGCAATTATTCAAAATATTATCGAGAAAACCGATGAGGGTGTATTTGTTGATGTGGGTGCAGCAATTGGGTTGTATCTTCTTCATCTTCGCCAGTACTCAAACCAACCCATTATTGCCTACGAACCCTCTCCCTTAGCCTTTGCCATTTGTCAGAAAAATATCGACCTCAATCAACTCCCCAATGTTGACTTACGGAATAAAGCCTGTGGCAATACAACGGGTTTGATTTCAATGGAAATTGGCATTAACAGCCGCATTGCAGGAAGTGAGAAAAATAGTGAGGAAGATAGCATAAAAGAGGGTGGTGAATTTGATAATATTGCCGTCCTTACTCGCGAAAATTGGACGCAGCAAAAGGTCGATCTCATAAAACTTGATGAGGATTTGGAAGCGATTGATTCGATTTCATTCATTAAGATCGATTGCGAGGGGTTTGAGTTTCATATTTTGCAAGGTGCAATCGAACTGATTAAAAAGCATCGTCCGACTTTATTTGTCGAACTTCATCCCCAGTTCATTGGAGGCTACGGCTATACAATCAAAGATGTTTGCGAGCTTTTGAAGCCTTATTATCGTTTGGAATATTGGGATTTTCAACAAGCGCGTAAAATGAGTCGCTCTACTCGCTTTTTAAGTTATTATTTTCCCAATCAAGGATATCAATTTACCTCAGAGGCGGAAATGTTGGACGCAGCAAAAACAGACCCAATCCCTACTCAACTGTACCTTCTTGCCTATCCTAAGTAG
- a CDS encoding glycosyltransferase family 2 protein, with product MIRLSIALVTRNRPESLERTLQNLRSQSFQPFEIVVSDDSDGELAAKTASVAKRWNCRYITGPHRGLYANRNYSALACRGTHIRTMDDDHILPENHLEQCFNAVSSDPHSLWTTGEIGYVNGQFFGESKTAQQLCPSGVGEAVENMDNNWAIADGSTIYPKTVFDRGYRMIEDYKYGSSYLEFGIYLYRHGFRSRCVPNAYIEHYADSWTIERNDRDTIESRLYASLCFNLYFQKNPTLAAKYILLYIWLLKTHENVFVRFPQVFKNVRERWMSLS from the coding sequence ATGATTCGTCTCAGTATCGCCTTAGTTACCCGCAATCGTCCGGAAAGTTTAGAACGGACCCTACAAAATTTGCGTTCCCAAAGTTTTCAACCCTTCGAGATAGTCGTTTCCGACGACTCTGACGGGGAATTGGCAGCTAAAACCGCAAGCGTGGCAAAACGCTGGAACTGTCGCTATATTACAGGTCCTCATCGCGGACTTTATGCCAATCGCAACTATTCCGCCTTAGCCTGTCGGGGAACGCATATTCGCACGATGGATGACGATCATATTCTGCCAGAAAATCACCTCGAACAGTGTTTCAATGCCGTTTCTTCTGATCCCCATTCTCTCTGGACGACGGGAGAAATTGGATATGTTAACGGACAGTTTTTTGGGGAGTCAAAAACCGCACAGCAGTTGTGTCCGTCGGGGGTTGGCGAAGCGGTTGAAAACATGGATAATAATTGGGCGATCGCGGATGGTTCTACAATTTATCCCAAAACCGTGTTCGATCGCGGATATCGCATGATCGAAGATTATAAATATGGTTCGAGTTACTTGGAGTTTGGAATTTATCTCTATCGCCACGGATTTCGCAGTCGCTGCGTTCCAAACGCTTACATCGAACATTATGCAGATTCTTGGACGATCGAACGGAACGACCGCGATACAATAGAAAGCCGTTTATATGCTAGTTTGTGTTTCAATCTTTACTTTCAAAAAAATCCAACCTTAGCAGCAAAGTATATACTTCTATATATTTGGTTGCTGAAAACTCATGAAAATGTTTTTGTGCGATTTCCCCAAGTGTTCAAAAATGTCCGAGAACGCTGGATGTCTTTAAGTTAG
- a CDS encoding metal ABC transporter solute-binding protein, Zn/Mn family, translating into MTTQEKPQVVASSSILCDLTQQIAQDTVELNCLMAPEQDPHTYVTTPSNRKAMETATLIFYGGYQLAPSIENLVKAINTSAPKVAVYEEAVPEPLQSEHHHHEEEEHHHEEEEHHHEEEENHHEEELEPDPHVWHNVQNGIAIVGVIEEKLAEINPEQAQRYAQNAEQLKGQLEELDAWVKQQVATIPEGQRTLVTTHDAFNYYSQAYGFESSEALQGMSTEEKPTATRVKELVEKVEETKVPTIFAEVTANNQVIGTVAREAKVKVSERELFTGALGSKEDEAGTYRGAIAANTCTIVNGLGGECTPFNR; encoded by the coding sequence GTGACAACGCAAGAAAAACCACAGGTTGTGGCATCGAGTAGCATTCTGTGCGACCTAACCCAACAAATTGCTCAAGATACCGTTGAATTAAACTGTTTGATGGCTCCCGAACAAGATCCTCACACCTACGTCACAACTCCTTCCAATCGAAAAGCAATGGAAACGGCGACGTTAATTTTCTATGGTGGTTATCAATTAGCTCCCTCAATTGAGAATTTAGTGAAAGCCATTAATACTTCTGCACCCAAGGTTGCGGTTTATGAGGAAGCGGTTCCAGAACCCCTTCAGTCAGAACATCATCACCACGAAGAAGAAGAGCATCATCACGAGGAAGAAGAGCATCATCACGAGGAAGAAGAAAATCATCACGAGGAAGAACTCGAACCCGATCCCCACGTCTGGCACAATGTTCAAAATGGCATTGCGATTGTGGGGGTCATTGAGGAAAAATTAGCAGAAATCAACCCAGAACAAGCGCAACGCTACGCTCAAAATGCAGAACAACTTAAGGGTCAATTAGAGGAACTCGATGCTTGGGTGAAACAACAGGTTGCAACCATTCCAGAAGGACAGAGAACCCTAGTCACAACCCACGATGCGTTTAATTACTACAGTCAAGCCTACGGTTTTGAAAGTTCCGAAGCACTGCAAGGAATGAGTACCGAAGAGAAGCCAACGGCAACGCGGGTCAAGGAATTGGTGGAAAAAGTTGAAGAAACGAAGGTTCCCACCATTTTTGCCGAAGTTACGGCAAATAACCAAGTCATTGGTACTGTTGCTCGCGAGGCGAAGGTTAAGGTGTCGGAACGGGAATTATTTACGGGTGCGTTGGGATCGAAGGAGGATGAAGCCGGAACTTATAGGGGCGCGATCGCGGCGAATACTTGTACCATCGTTAATGGGTTGGGGGGAGAGTGTACGCCTTTTAATCGCTGA
- a CDS encoding DUF433 domain-containing protein: MTLESNRQAAIVRTERGLTIASTRITLYDVMDYVTAQYPPKFIQGLFELTEEQINAALAYIKTHRTEVEVEYQQVLKEAEELQQYYEEQNCELIARIAAQSPKPGTEAAWEKLWAVKAKRKSKV, translated from the coding sequence ATGACTCTAGAATCGAATAGACAAGCAGCAATCGTGCGGACGGAACGAGGACTGACGATTGCCAGTACGCGCATCACCCTCTACGACGTGATGGACTATGTAACGGCTCAATATCCCCCCAAGTTTATTCAAGGATTATTTGAGTTAACTGAGGAACAAATTAACGCTGCTCTTGCTTATATTAAAACCCATCGCACAGAGGTGGAAGTAGAGTATCAGCAAGTTCTCAAAGAAGCTGAAGAACTCCAGCAATACTACGAAGAGCAAAATTGCGAACTCATTGCCCGAATTGCAGCACAATCGCCTAAGCCTGGAACTGAAGCCGCTTGGGAAAAACTTTGGGCGGTTAAGGCAAAGCGCAAGTCCAAGGTATGA
- a CDS encoding glycosyltransferase family 2 protein, translating to MAILSTALTLKDLPPPPSGKVGWPWTEETKRYNTLPNYPRISVVTPSYNQDAFIEETIRSVLLQGYPNLEYIIIDGGSSDDTLAILRKYEPFLANWISERDRGQSDALNKGFRRATGKLIGWQNSDDSYQPNSFLSAANCLNQNPDADVVYGNINFVDEQGQIIEPYPITEAKPENMMPYSGICNHSVFYTNRIFEENNYIDDTLKHCMDQEFILRLLIKNYKFVFESGITANWRIHNSTKSAQQMDIWAEEAFALCKSVYRDRTLSATVREKAKESLYGLCLDNFGKLRLNLFRKTVREMVDTLGWKSLNTEFALKYIVSLFGVQTLTRLKRTKRQFINN from the coding sequence ATGGCAATTCTTTCTACAGCACTGACCCTCAAAGATTTACCCCCACCGCCATCGGGGAAGGTGGGTTGGCCTTGGACGGAGGAAACTAAACGGTACAATACACTTCCCAATTATCCTCGAATTAGCGTTGTCACGCCGAGTTATAACCAAGACGCTTTTATTGAAGAAACCATTCGTTCGGTGTTGTTGCAGGGCTATCCCAATTTGGAATATATCATTATTGATGGGGGCAGTAGCGATGATACTTTGGCAATTTTGCGGAAATACGAGCCATTTTTGGCAAATTGGATTAGCGAGCGCGATCGCGGACAATCTGATGCACTCAATAAAGGCTTTCGTCGAGCAACGGGGAAATTAATTGGCTGGCAAAATTCTGACGATTCCTATCAACCCAATTCTTTTTTATCCGCAGCTAATTGTCTCAATCAAAATCCAGATGCTGATGTTGTTTATGGCAACATAAACTTTGTTGACGAGCAAGGTCAAATTATTGAACCCTATCCCATTACAGAAGCGAAACCAGAAAATATGATGCCCTATTCTGGAATCTGCAATCATTCGGTTTTTTATACGAATAGGATTTTTGAGGAAAATAACTATATTGATGACACTTTAAAACACTGTATGGATCAGGAATTTATTTTGAGATTGCTGATTAAAAATTACAAGTTTGTTTTTGAGTCGGGAATCACTGCCAATTGGAGAATTCATAACAGTACCAAATCCGCACAACAGATGGATATTTGGGCTGAAGAGGCTTTTGCACTCTGTAAATCTGTTTATCGCGATCGAACGCTCTCCGCAACCGTAAGAGAAAAAGCGAAAGAAAGTTTGTACGGTTTGTGTTTAGATAATTTTGGTAAATTACGCCTCAATCTATTTCGAAAAACCGTTCGAGAAATGGTCGATACATTGGGTTGGAAATCTTTGAATACAGAGTTTGCATTGAAATATATTGTATCTTTATTTGGCGTTCAAACCCTCACACGCTTAAAACGGACAAAACGCCAATTTATTAATAATTAA
- the gnd gene encoding decarboxylating NADP(+)-dependent phosphogluconate dehydrogenase, which yields MTKRTFGVIGLAVMGENLALNVESRGFPIAVYNRTSAKTEEFMATRAQGKDIKAAYSLEEFVQVLERPRKILVMVKAGKPVDAVIGQLKPLLEAGDTIIDGGNSLYEDTERRTKDLEATGLGFVGMGVSGGEEGALNGPSLMPGGTKAAYDDLAPILVKIAAQVDDGPCVTYIGPGGAGHYVKMVHNGIEYGDMQLIAEAYDILKNIAGLDNSQLHEVFAQWNTTDELNSFLIEITADIFKYIDKETDRHLIDFILDAAGQKGTGRWTVQSALELGVAIPTIYAAVNARIMSSYKEQRVEAAKVLKGPSASFDVGDTQTFIDKVRDALYCSKICSYAQGMALLSKASEAYNYNLDLAEDARIWKGGCIIRARFLDKIKAAFNESPKLPNLLLAPEFKQKILDRQKAWREVLVAANSMGIAIPAFSSSLDYFDSYRREVLPQNLTQAQRDYFGAHTYERTDRARGEFFHTEWMEP from the coding sequence ATGACAAAACGAACCTTCGGCGTAATCGGCTTGGCTGTTATGGGAGAAAACCTCGCACTGAACGTTGAAAGTCGCGGTTTTCCGATCGCGGTTTACAATCGAACCAGTGCCAAAACAGAAGAGTTTATGGCAACGCGGGCGCAAGGCAAAGATATCAAAGCCGCATACTCCCTAGAAGAATTCGTCCAAGTCCTCGAACGCCCTCGCAAAATTTTAGTGATGGTGAAAGCGGGGAAACCCGTCGATGCAGTCATCGGACAGTTGAAACCGCTTCTAGAAGCAGGCGATACGATTATCGACGGCGGAAACTCTCTTTACGAAGACACCGAACGGCGAACCAAGGACTTAGAAGCGACTGGACTGGGTTTTGTTGGCATGGGAGTCAGTGGCGGGGAAGAAGGCGCGCTGAATGGCCCTAGTTTAATGCCGGGAGGCACAAAAGCGGCATACGACGATTTAGCCCCGATTTTGGTTAAAATTGCCGCCCAAGTGGATGATGGGCCCTGCGTGACCTACATTGGCCCTGGCGGTGCGGGTCACTATGTCAAAATGGTTCACAATGGCATTGAATACGGCGATATGCAGTTGATTGCGGAAGCCTACGATATCCTGAAAAATATTGCGGGGTTGGATAATTCGCAACTGCACGAAGTCTTTGCTCAATGGAATACCACCGACGAACTCAATTCGTTCCTAATTGAAATTACTGCCGATATCTTTAAGTACATCGATAAGGAGACAGATCGACATCTCATCGATTTTATCCTCGATGCCGCCGGACAAAAAGGAACGGGGCGCTGGACAGTTCAGAGTGCTTTGGAATTAGGCGTAGCGATTCCCACCATCTATGCGGCGGTTAACGCGCGGATTATGTCTTCCTATAAGGAACAACGGGTTGAGGCGGCAAAGGTGTTAAAGGGTCCTAGCGCTTCTTTTGATGTTGGAGATACTCAAACCTTCATTGATAAGGTTCGGGATGCGTTGTACTGCTCGAAAATATGTTCCTATGCCCAAGGAATGGCGTTGTTGAGCAAGGCTTCGGAGGCGTACAACTATAACCTCGATTTGGCAGAGGATGCCCGGATTTGGAAGGGGGGTTGTATTATTCGTGCCAGATTCCTCGATAAGATTAAGGCGGCATTTAACGAAAGCCCGAAACTGCCGAATCTCTTACTCGCACCGGAATTCAAACAGAAAATCTTAGATCGTCAAAAAGCGTGGCGCGAGGTGTTGGTTGCGGCGAATAGTATGGGGATTGCCATTCCTGCTTTTAGCTCGTCTTTAGATTATTTTGATAGCTATCGACGCGAGGTGTTGCCACAAAATCTCACCCAAGCACAACGGGATTATTTTGGCGCGCACACTTACGAACGTACCGATCGCGCGCGAGGCGAATTCTTCCATACTGAGTGGATGGAACCATAA
- a CDS encoding glycosyltransferase family 4 protein: MNQPLRILTILHMPWNRNLGGSRVQLELAEEFVKMGHSVEKFDYFDAFPKTQTSILFDLTRPSFSKYATAFVRANAHRFDIIDAHQGNLPWNKEELGFNGVLVARSVGLHAFYEEFARIERKKFPPQKLKIRLFNQLSSWRQQRESSLYPLSLHGCDLINVPNCDELAYLRDVMGLGDKTFVFPFGLSQTRLRAFSSAIQPASIRLATPTVAFIGTWCPRKGSWDWGTLIEQIKQKIPKVHFLFLGTGLTAKAVLEDLPGQEDCVEIIPRYDSEELPKLLSGVTVGVFPSYIEGFGFAVLEKLACGIPTVAYDVPGPREMLRDFDPPLMVPAGDIEAARDRVVQLLQLDPTHYTELSQRCVTVAQRFTWDTIARNTLEIYQQFLPPRRKE, from the coding sequence GTGAATCAACCTTTAAGAATTCTCACTATTTTACATATGCCTTGGAATCGAAATCTCGGTGGTTCGAGAGTGCAACTCGAACTTGCTGAAGAGTTTGTAAAAATGGGACACTCCGTTGAAAAGTTCGACTACTTTGATGCTTTTCCCAAAACCCAAACCTCAATCCTTTTCGATTTAACCCGTCCGAGTTTTTCCAAATATGCCACTGCTTTTGTTCGCGCCAACGCTCATCGATTTGATATTATTGACGCACACCAGGGAAATCTCCCTTGGAATAAAGAAGAATTAGGATTTAATGGCGTACTAGTTGCGCGTTCTGTGGGGTTACACGCCTTTTATGAAGAATTTGCACGCATCGAACGTAAGAAATTTCCGCCTCAAAAACTGAAAATTCGATTGTTCAATCAGCTCTCCTCCTGGCGACAACAACGAGAATCTTCCTTATATCCTCTCAGCTTACACGGATGCGATCTCATTAACGTCCCTAATTGCGACGAACTCGCCTATCTCCGCGATGTCATGGGATTGGGAGACAAAACTTTTGTTTTTCCCTTCGGACTCTCTCAAACTCGCCTCCGTGCTTTTTCCAGCGCGATTCAACCCGCTAGCATTCGCCTTGCAACCCCCACTGTTGCGTTTATCGGAACCTGGTGTCCGCGAAAGGGTTCGTGGGATTGGGGAACCTTAATCGAACAGATTAAACAAAAAATTCCCAAGGTTCACTTTCTCTTTTTAGGGACGGGATTAACTGCAAAAGCGGTTTTAGAAGATTTACCGGGACAAGAAGATTGTGTTGAAATTATTCCCCGCTACGATAGCGAAGAACTCCCCAAACTCTTGAGTGGGGTAACGGTGGGAGTCTTTCCCAGTTACATTGAAGGGTTTGGCTTTGCAGTGTTGGAAAAACTCGCCTGCGGGATTCCCACCGTCGCTTACGACGTTCCGGGACCGAGGGAAATGCTACGGGATTTTGACCCCCCTTTAATGGTTCCTGCGGGGGATATCGAAGCAGCGCGCGATCGCGTCGTACAATTGCTACAGCTCGACCCAACCCACTACACCGAACTTTCCCAACGCTGCGTAACCGTCGCACAACGCTTTACCTGGGATACAATTGCTCGGAATACCTTAGAGATATACCAGCAATTTTTACCCCCACGCCGCAAGGAATGA